TTAATGAACTTCGTGGTGAAAAAATAGATGTAATTCGTTGGTCTTCTGACCCTGTTCAATACATTTGCAACTCACTAAGTCCTGCAAGAGTTGAAGTAGTAAGGCTTGTGGATCCAGAAGGTCAGCATGCGCATGTCCTGGTTCCTCCAGATCAACTTAGCCTTGCCATTGGTAGAGAAGGGCAAAATGTAAGACTTGCAGCAAGACTTACGGGATGGAAAATAGATATAAAAAATTCACAAGAATATGATCAAGCCACTGAAGATTCCGAGGTTGCAGAATTAATTTCTCAAAGGGAAGAAGAAGAATCTTTACAGAGAGAAGCTGAGCAGAGATTAGAGGCAGAGCAAGCAGCTAGAGCGGAAGAAGATGCACGATTAAGAGAGCTTTACCCCCTCCCAGAAGACGAAGAAGACTTCCAAGATGAGCAATTATCAGATATGAATCTTGAAGACTCTGAATCCTCTGAGACTGATTCAGAGATCGATGCTGAAAACACAGAAACTGATGATATTGAAGAAACAATCGAAGAGGCTGGTACGGGCGAAGATAAAGTAACTACAAAAGAGGAAGGAACCCGGTGAGTCAAAGCCCCATTCTGCGTAGATGTGTAGCTTGCAAAAAAGTTCTTGATCGCAAGTTTCTTTTAAAAGTTACTAAAGACTTTCAGAATGGAGTGGTTCTCTCAGGCGGGATGGGAAGATCAGCCTATCTCTGTCCAACTGAGTCATGTTTTGAAGAAGCTTTGAAGCGTAAACGATTACAAAAAGCCTTGAGATGTGATATTCACTCAAGCGTTTTCAATATGCTCCAAAAACAACTTAATACCTGCATTGATTCAGATAGTGAGGCATGATGTTAATGAAGAGAACTCAGTCAACTCAAAAACCAAATCTAAAGTTCAAGCACAACATTAATGACCAGCAGCGGTAAAATCAGAATTTATGAATTGTCAAAGGACTTAAGTCTTGACAATAAAGATGTGCTAGACGCAGCTCGGAAACTTTCCATAGCAGCTAAAAGTCATAGCAGTTCCATAAGCAGTCTTGAAGCAAATCAAATCAAAGATTTTCTAAAAAAAAGTAATGTAAAAACTTCTAGGAAACCTATTAAGAAATTAGATAAAGAAATTCTTTCCGTTAAGAAAGGTCCTATCAAAACTCGAAAGGATCAGGAACCCGAACTGAAGCAAAATAATCCTGATCAAAAAGAGCTTTCAAAAGCAAAGTTAAATGTCCCTTCACAGCCTAAGCAAACCTTAGTTAAAACCCAAATATCATCTCAAAAAAATCAACAAAAAACTTTAAAAAACAAATTCCCTACACAACAACCTATAAACGCACCCTCTAAGCCAAACCAACCACTGCCTCCAAAGCCAAGACAAGCCTTAAACCAAACTATTACTAAACCTATAAGTCAAACTGTAAAAAACATTCCTATTGAAGAAATAAAAACGAATAACAAATTAATAAATCAACCTAAAAGTTCTAATTCAGCCCAAAAGCCATTAACTCAACCACAACAAAATTATAGTCAGCAACCTAAGAGACCATTAGCGCCGCCAAGCAGACCAAAAACAAATATTCAAGATAAAAAACCATTACAGCCCAATGACCAAAAACCAAAAACAAGGATTCAGCAAGATGACAAATCTTTTCAGAAAATAGGGCCAGGCAATTTTCAAAAAATCAAAAATCAAAACAAACAAAATTCGCCTTCAAGAATCCCTCAGCCCCCTACAAAAGGAAATACTCTTGAACTTGTCGGTGCTCCCATACGTAGAGAAAAGCCTATAAGTAAACCCCAGACCAACGAAGCAAGAAACAAACCTTTGATGCCAGCGAGACCTGGAGCACCAAAACCTCCAGTATCTGCAAATCGTCAAGGGTTATCAAATCGATCTGGCTCTAACAACAGGTTAGTAGGAGCAAGTCGTCCTGGGTCGCCAAATCGACAAGGTC
This is a stretch of genomic DNA from Prochlorococcus marinus str. MIT 0912. It encodes these proteins:
- a CDS encoding YlxR family protein; amino-acid sequence: MSQSPILRRCVACKKVLDRKFLLKVTKDFQNGVVLSGGMGRSAYLCPTESCFEEALKRKRLQKALRCDIHSSVFNMLQKQLNTCIDSDSEA